In the genome of Triticum urartu cultivar G1812 chromosome 5, Tu2.1, whole genome shotgun sequence, one region contains:
- the LOC125505942 gene encoding leucine-rich repeat extensin-like protein 6 — MSPLSKPRSATRALQHIILLSLLLPCLPQPLPSPSPSPTPAQPSLPLSPFNERLDAAYIAFQAWKHVITEDPKNLTADWCGPFVCNYTGVFCAAAPDDPCILTVAGVDLNHGRIAGVLTDHLGLLADLAVLHLNSNRFHGTLPTSMQHMRLLFELDVSNNLLSGPFPSFLTSLPSLKYLDLRFNDFDGELPDAVFGRQLSLDALFANDNRFNVSLASGSLTNSTASVIVLANTKLAGCLPPSIGDMADTLVELILLNTSISSCIPPEIGKLKKLKVLDLSHNEFAGELPESIGDMESLEVINVGYNMLSGAVPETICLLPNLKNLTVVGNYFCEEPVSCLHVPRRDDRMNCIPDWPHQRSHEQCIAFEHRPPVHCGADGCILPPP, encoded by the coding sequence ATGTCACCCCTCTCGAAGCCAAGATCAGCCACAAGAGCTCTCCAACACATCATCCTTCTCTCCCTCCTGCTCCCATGTCTCCCCCAACCTCTCCCCTCCCCTTCCCCCTCCCCGACGCCGGCGCAGCCGTCCCTGCCGCTCTCGCCGTTCAACGAGCGCCTCGACGCGGCGTACATCGCCTTCCAGGCGTGGAAGCACGTCATCACCGAGGACCCCAAGAACCTGACCGCTGACTGGTGCGGCCCCTTCGTGTGCAACTACACCGGCGTGTTCTGCGCCGCCGCGCCGGACGACCCGTGCATCCTCACCGTCGCAGGCGTCGACCTCAACCACGGCCGTATCGCCGGCGTCCTCACCGACCACCTCGGCCTCCTCGCCGACCTCGCGGTTCTCCACCTCAACTCTAACCGGTTCCACGGCACGCTGCCGACGTCCATGCAGCATATGCGCCTCCTCTTCGAGCTGGACGTCAGCAACAACCTCCTCTCCGGCCCCTTCCCGTCCTTCCTCACCTCTCTGCCGTCGCTCAAGTACCTGGACCTCCGGTTCAACGACTTCGACGGCGAGCTCCCGGACGCGGTGTTCGGCCGGCAGCTCAGCCTGGACGCGCTGTTCGCCAACGACAACCGCTTCAACGTGTCGCTGGCGTCGGGGAGCCTGACCAACTCCACGGCGTCGGTCATCGTGCTCGCCAACACCAAGCTGGCCGGCTGCCTTCCTCCGAGCATCGGCGACATGGCCGACACGCTGGTCGAGCTCATCCTGCTCAACACCAGCATCAGCTCCTGCATCCCGCCGGAGATCGGCAAGCTGAAGAAGCTCAAGGTGCTGGACCTCAGCCACAACGAGTTCGCGGGGGAGCTGCCGGAGAGCATCGGCGACATGGAGAGCCTGGAGGTGATCAACGTGGGGTACAACATGCTGTCCGGCGCGGTGCCGGAGACCATCTGCTTGCTGCCGAACCTGAAGAACCTGACGGTCGTGGGCAACTACTTCTGCGAGGAGCCGGTGTCCTGCCTCCACGTCCCCCGGCGCGACGACCGAATGAACTGCATCCCCGACTGGCCGCACCAGCGGTCGCACGAGCAATGCATCGCCTTCGAGCACCGCCCGCCGGTGCACTGCGGCGCCGACGGCTGCATTCTTCCGCCGCCGTGA